The nucleotide sequence GGACGGGTGAGTAACGCGTGAGAATCTGCCTTCAGGATGGGGACAACAGCCGGAAACGGCTGCTAATACCCGATAGGCTGAAAAGTGAAAGATTTATCGCCTGAAGAGGAGCTCGCGTCTGATTAGCTAGTTGGTGGGGTAAGAGCCTACCAAGGCGACGATCAGTAGCTGGTCTGAGAGGATGAGCAGCCACACTGGGACTGAGACACGGCCCAGACTCCTACGGGAGGCAGCAGTGGGGAATTTTCCGCAATGGGCGAAAGCCTGACGGAGCAACGCCGCGTGAGGGAGGAAGGCCTTTGGGTTGTAAACCTCTTTTCTTAGGGAAGAAGCAAGTGACGGTACTTAAGGAATCAGCATCGGCTAACTCCGTGCCAGCAGCCGCGGTAATACGGAGGATGCAAGCGTTATCCGGAATTATTGGGCGTAAAGCGTCCGCAGGTGGAATTTCAAGTCGGCTGTCAAAGCCCGTAGCTTAACTACGGTCAGGCAGTGGAAACTGAAAGACTAGAGGCCGGTAGGGGTAGCAGGAATTCCCAGTGTAGCGGTGAAATGCGTAGAGATTGGGAAGAACATCGGTGGCGAAAGCGTGCTACTGGGCCGGACCTGACACTGAGGGACGAAAGCTAGGGGAGCGAAAGGGATTAGATACCCCTGTAGTCCTAGCCGTAAACGATGGAGACTAGGCGTAGCTTGTATCGACCCGAGCTGTGCCGAAGCTAACGCGTTAAGTCTCCCGCCTGGGGAGTACGCACGCAAGTGTGAAACTCAAAGGAATTGACGGGGGCCCGCACAAGCGGTGGAGTATGTGGTTTAATTCGATGCAACGCGAAGAACCTTACCAGGGCTTGACATCTGTAGAACCTAGGGGAAACTCTGGGGTGCCTTCGGGAGCTACAAGACAGGTGGTGCATGGCTGTCGTCAGCTCGTGTCGTGAGATGTTGGGTTAAGTCCCGCAACGAGCGCAACCCTCGTTCTTAGTTGCCAGCATTAAGTTGGGCACTCTAGGAAGACTGCCGGTGACAAACCGGAGGAAGGTGGGGATGACGTCAAGTCAGCATGCCCCTTACGTCCTGGGCGACACACGTACTACAATGGTCGGGACAAAGGGCAGCGAACTCGCGAGAGTAAGCGAATCTCATCAAACCCGGCCTCAGTTCAGATTGCAGGCTGCAACTCGCCTGCATGAAGGAGGAATCGCTAGTAATCGCCGGTCAGCATACGGCGGTGAATTCGTTCCCGGGCCTTGTACACACCGCCCGTCACACCATGGGAGCTGGCCACGCCCGAAGTCGTTACCCTAACCCCTTGTGGGAGGGGGATGCCGAAGGCAGGGCTAGTGACTGGGGTGAAGTCGTAACAAGGTAGCCGTACCGGAAGGTGTGGCTGGATCACCTCCTTAAAGGGAGACCAACGATTAACTCAACAGCTAAATAATATAAGCGTTGAAGTTAAGGAAATCCCAAGGTCGGAACAAGGAAAATGGTTAAAGCTTTCAAACTATAGTCGAGGTTGTGGGAATCGGGCTATTAGCTCAGGTGGTTAGAGCGCACCCCTGATAAGGGTGAGGTCCCTGGTTCAAGTCCAGGATGGCCCACCTGCCCCGAGCGAAGGCTGGACAGCACCGACTTTTGAACATCAAAAGCGAATGCTGGACTGGATAAGTTCGGTGAAAAGCACCTTGAAAACTGCATAAGAAAAGAGAAAGAGTCAAAGAAACTAGAGAATCTGGTCAAGCTACCAAGAGCTAACGGCGGATACCTAGGCACACAGAGGCGAAGAAGGACGTGGCGACCCACGAAAGGCTTCGGGGAGTTGGAAGCAAGCGTAGATCCGAAGATATCCGAATGGGGCAACCCAAAAAACGATCAGTTGAATCCATAGACTGAAACGAGCCAACCGGGCCAATTGAAACATCTTAGTAGCCCGAGGAAGAGAAAGCAAAAGCGATTCCCTAAGTAGCGGCGAGCGAAAGGGGACCAGCCCAAACCATCGACCTTGGTTGATGGGGTAGTGGGACACTCACAAAGAGACTAGAAAACTTAAACGAAGTAGCTGAAAACTACACCAAAGAAGGTGAAAGTCCTGTAGTTGAAAAGCGGACTAGCTCGAGTGTATCCCGAGTAGCACGGGGCACGTGGAATCCCGTGTGAATCAGCGAGGACCATCTCGTAAGGCTAAATACTCCTGTGTGACCGATAGAGAAACAGTACCGCGAGGGAAAGGTGAAAAGAACCCCAGTAAGGGGAGTGAAATAGAACATGAAACCGTTAGCTTACAAGCAATGGGAGGACGATTAAACGTCTGACCGTGTGCCTGTTGAAGAATGAGCCGGCGACTTACAGGCTGTGGCAGGTTAAGAGTAAAAGCTCGAAGCCAAAGTGAAAACGAGTCCGAACAGGGCGATGGTCACAGTTTGTAGACCCGAACCCGGGTGATCTAACCATGGGCAGGATGAAGCGTCCGTAACAGGTCGTGGAGGTCCGAACCGACCAATGTTGAAAAATTGGCGGATGACCTGTGGTTAGGGGTGAAATGCCAATCGAACCCGGAGCTAGCTGGTTCTCCCCGAAATGTGTTGAGGCGCAGCGGTTTTGTACCTGGATAGGGGGTAAAGCACTGTTTCGCTGCGGGCGGCGAGAGCTGTACCAAAGCGAGGCAAACTCAGAATACCTAGCCAGCAAAAACCAGTGAGACGGTGGGGGATAAGCTTCATCGTCAAGAGGGAAACAGCCCAGACCACCAGCTAAGGTCCCCAAATGGACACTAAGTGATTAAGGAGGTGGGAGTGCATAGACAACCAGGAGGTTTGCCTAGAAGCAGCAATCCTTGAAAGAGTGCGTAATAGCTCACTGGTCAAGCGCTCCTGCGCCGAAAATGAACGGGGCTAAGTGTGCTACCGAAGCTGTGGACTTGCGTTGCAAGTGGTAGGGGAGCGTTCTGTATAGGGTGAAGCACTAGCGGCAAGCAGGTGTGGACAGTACAGAAGTGAGAATGTCGGCTTGAGTAGCGAAAATATATGTGAGAATCATATACCCCGAAACCCCAAGGGTTCCTCCGCAAGGCTCGTCCACGGAGGGTTAGTCAGGGCCTAAGGCGAGGGCAACAGCCGTAGTCGATGGACAACGGGTGAATAATCCCGTACTCAATCTAGTTTGTGCAGGGGGACGGAGAAGGCTAAGTCAGCCGGAAGTTGGTTACCGGTGCAAGCGTTCAAGGCTTTGAGGAACGGAGAAAACGTTCCGAGCTAAGGCGTGAGTCCGACTCCCTACGGGGAGGAAGTGGCTGAAGTCAAGCTTCCTAGAAAAGCCCTAACCACGTTAAACTAGACTGACCTGTACCCGAAACCGACACAGGTGGGGTGGTAGAGAATACCGAGGGGCGCGAGATAACTCTCTCTAAGGAACTCGGCAAAATGACCCCGTAACTTTGGGAGAAGGGGTACCCTCTGTAAGGAGGGTCGCAGTGAAGAGGCCCAGGCGACTGTTTACCAAAAACACAGGTCTCCGCCAAGTCGAAAGACGCAGTATGGGGGCTGACGCCTGCCCAGTGCCGGAAGGTTAAGGAAGTTGGTCAGCAGGTGACTGCGAAGCTAGCAACCGAAGCCCCGGTGAACGGCGGCCGTAACTATAACGGTCCTAAGGTAGCGAAATTCCTTGTCGGGTAAGTTCCGACCCGCACGAAAGGCGTAACGATCTGGGCGCTGTCTCGGAGAGAGACTCGGCGAAATAGGATTGTCTGTGAAGATACGGACTACCCGCATTTGGACAGAAAGACCCTATGAAGCTTTACTGTAGCCTGGAATTGGCTTCGGGCTTCGCTTGCGCAGGATAGGTGGGAGGCATTGAAGTATTCCTTGTGGGGAGTACAGAGCCAACAGTGAGATACCACTCTAGCGGAGCTAGAAGTCTAACTTGAACCCGTCAGCCGGGACAAGAACAGTTTCAGGTGGGCAGTTTGACTGGGGCGGTCGCCTCCTAAAAGGTAACGGAGGCGCGCAAAGGTTCCCTCAGGCCCGTTGGAAATGGGCCCCAAGAGTGCAAAGGCAAAAGGGAGCTTGACTGCGAGAGAGACATCTCAAGCAGGGTGGAAACACGGCCTTAGTGATCCGACGGTTCCGAGTGGAAGGGCCGTCGCTCAACGGATAAAAGTTACTCTAGGGATAACAGGCTGATCTCCCCCAAGAGTTCACATCGACGGGGAGGTTTGGCACCTCGATGTCGGCTCATCGCAACCTGGGGCTGAAGTCGGTCCCAAGGGTTGGGCTGTTCGCCCATTAAAGCGGTACGTGAGCTGGGTTCAGAACGTCGTGAGACAGTTCGGTCCATATCCGATGCGGGCGTAAGAGCATTGAGAGGAGTCTTCCTTAGTACGAGAGGACCGGGAAGGACACACCGCTGGTGTACCTGTTATCGTGCCAACGGTAAACGCAGGGTAGCCAAGTGTGGAGCGGATAACCGCTGAAAGCATCTAAGTGGGAAGCCCACCTCAAGATGAGTGCTCTCATGGAGTTATCCAGTAAGGTCACGGGCAGAACACCCGTTAATAGGCGCTCGGTGGAAGTTCAGCAATGGATGAAGCCTAGGCGTACTAACAGACCGAGGGCTTGACCATCCTCTAATCCTTGACTTATTTCTCTTTCTGTGCAGTCTTGAGGGTGTAATTAAATATTATTCTTTCATTCCTGGTGTGTCTAGCGTCATGGTTCCACTTCGATCCCATCCCGAACTCGAAAGTTAAACATGGTAGCGGCCAAGATACTTGTCGGGTAGCCGACCGGAAAAATAGCTCCATGCCAGGATTAATATTGACATAAGTCTCCTCCCCAGTCGGAGGAGATTTGTGTATTCGTATACACCCATGCGATAACATATTGACTAAATTTACTCATTCAAAAAAATTTTCCCGGTTTTTTTGAATTTCTTGACGAAGAGCTTTTCTTAACTTCCAAGATAATTTTCGGTTATCCCTAACGATAATTGGACCGCATCGATTATATTTTCTGACAAGACTTAAAGCATAATCGTAATTTATATCCATTTTTTGAGCTACCTCTTTCACCGTCTCAGAGATAGAAACTTGCCAAAGAAGATACCACCGCTTTGCTTCGATAGGATCTTGACTATTTTGATATCTTTGTTGGAGTTCCTTACTACTTAAATAGTCCCGTAGTTTTTGCATGAGAACGACTTCAACTCTAAATTTTACTTACTTTAAGCTTTGCTATGACTGTTTATATTGTTTGAATTATATACCTATAACTTTTTATTGTAAATCTATAAAAAGTTATAAAAATTGATATTATTAATAAATAAATAATCTGACAAATTTTTACTTGATAAAATAATAAATGTCTTAAATTATTTTAACTGAAATTATCTGTAAAATAGATTACAAAAAAAAAGTCATCTAACTAAAGAATGATTTTTGAATATTGACTCCAATAGATTTGCTAGATGGAAATTACATTACAAGTAGAACAAGGAAAACTGCGATTAGATGTCTGGTTAGCTCAAAAAATCCCCGATTTATCGCGTTCTCGCCTTCAAAATTTAATTGAACAAGGAAATTTGCGGCTTAATGGCAAAATTTGCACCGATAAGAAGACAAAAGTTCAACAAGGAGATCTCTTGTATTTGTTTATTCCTCCCGTCGAACCTCTAAATCTTCAACCCGAAGAAATCCCCTTAGATGTTCTCTATGAAGATGAGCAACTGATCATCATCAATAAACCTGCGGGTTTAGTGGTTCATCCTGCACCCGGTCATGAAAAAGGGACTCTAGTCAATGCCTTATTGTCTCATTGTTCTAACTTAGCAGGTATTGGAGGCGTTCAACGCCCTGGAATCGTTCATCGTCTCGACAAAGATACAACCGGTGCTTTAGTCATTGCTAAAACTGATTATGCCCATCAACATCTACAAGCACAACTGAAGGCCAAAACCGCTAGGCGCGAATATTTAGGTGTAGTCTATGGTGTACCTAAAACTGGCAGTGGAACCATTAACTTGCCTATTGGTCGTCATCCTATAGAGCGCAAAAAAATGGCAGTTGTTCCCCTTGAAAAAGGAGGAAGAGTTGCCATTACCCACTGGGAAATTAGAGAGCGCTTAGGTAACTATACTCTAATCCATTTTCGTCTAGAAACCGGCAGAACCCATCAAATCCGAGTACATTCAACGGCTATGGGTCATCCTATTGTAGGAGATCCCGTTTATAGTTCAGGGCGTTCCATCGGGGTGAACTTAGACGGACAAGTGCTTCATGCTTGGAAATTGACCTTAGAACATCCTCTCTCAGGGGCAATTATAGAAGCCATCGCCCCTCTACCAGAGACATTTACTAAACTTTTAAGCGTTCTTCGTTCTCGATAATTACGAAAAACACTTCCTTTCCTAGCCATGATGAATCGACTAAAGATACACTAGGATAAATATAGCCATGCTGATCGAGTGTATCCGAGGGAGACTAGCGTGAATAATAACATTCCCAAATTTTATACGATTAATGACTCCGGACTCGGTTGCCTGTTAACCTTGCTAGTGATCGGACTCCTATTAGGATCTGTTGGGTTAGGTTGGGTCGTCAATGGGTTTTTGATCTTGTTTGCTTTACTACTGATAACCCCTATTGCCGGATGGTTTGTCTTTCGCTGGTGGATACGACGGAATTTAGTCGAAGATCAATGCCCCGTGTGTGGCTATGAGTTTACGGGGTTTAATAATACTGAATGTCGTTGTCCGAGTTGTGGAGAAGTTTTAAAGGTAGAAGCAAGCCGCTTTAAAACATTAACCCCTCCAGGAACCAT is from Gloeothece verrucosa PCC 7822 and encodes:
- a CDS encoding RluA family pseudouridine synthase, coding for MEITLQVEQGKLRLDVWLAQKIPDLSRSRLQNLIEQGNLRLNGKICTDKKTKVQQGDLLYLFIPPVEPLNLQPEEIPLDVLYEDEQLIIINKPAGLVVHPAPGHEKGTLVNALLSHCSNLAGIGGVQRPGIVHRLDKDTTGALVIAKTDYAHQHLQAQLKAKTARREYLGVVYGVPKTGSGTINLPIGRHPIERKKMAVVPLEKGGRVAITHWEIRERLGNYTLIHFRLETGRTHQIRVHSTAMGHPIVGDPVYSSGRSIGVNLDGQVLHAWKLTLEHPLSGAIIEAIAPLPETFTKLLSVLRSR